Genomic window (Juglans microcarpa x Juglans regia isolate MS1-56 chromosome 2S, Jm3101_v1.0, whole genome shotgun sequence):
AATGAGATTGAAATTGATACCTCGATGGATCTGCGTGCGCTGCCAACCATGGCTCGACCATTGACGCCCCGAAAGTGTCCACAATCTGAGACTTCTTAAACTCACCGCCTCTGCCGCCGCCGGCACCACTGCCACGCGCATTCCCCATCGACTTACTACACTCAGCCAAATTTGCCTGCTTCCCCAGCCAATTCAATACCTTCAGTCCATCTTCAAACGCCGCCGGGTAGCGATTCTCAGGCGCAAGCCGGTAGCCCACCGCCACAACGATCACGTCGCAGAGTTTTGCGATTCGTCGGCAAAAAAAATCGTTGGCCACAGAGTCATTGCTCCCACTGACCCATCCGCCACCGTGAAATTGCAACATCACCGGCAGTTTTCGGCGACTCTCCGGCGACGGAGAGTACCCTCTGTAGACTCCTCCCACAGAACTCGACATCAAATTCAAACCGTCCGTGCCATCCGCGGGACCGTTGCAGCTATTCCTTCTAGAGTCTTCCTTAGGGTTGTTGGGGATGTTGGGAGGGCCGTAGCTGTTCCGGCGAGAATGATAGGGAGAATTGGAGGACTCAAGTGGGGGGAACTGGATCCGGAATCTGGATCGGAATCGGATCCGGGTGGTTTCGTTCTTGGGAGACGGGGTTTGGGTCTGGGAGGGTGGTGGTGGGGTTTGGAGTCTGTTTCGGGTGGGTATAAAGCGGAATCAGGGAGGAATATTCGTATTGAGAGGGAAGTGAAGGGGTCTATGTGGATGTCCTTAGTGGCGACACCGTCGGTGAAGAAAGGTTTGGCGGCGGCGACGGTCTCATCAGGACGGGAGGTTACACCGAAGGGGCTGGATTCGTCGGGCGGTGACTGGATCCGATTCTGCAACCGGTGCTTCAAGAGGAACTTGAAGAAGACGCTATAGAGCTTCACAGCTACGCTTGGCATTTCTAACAAAAACACGCTCTTTCTCTATCTCTGCGATTGTTCAGATACAAAATTCAAATCATGAATAAATTCATAGCCAATACAGAATTATGAAATATCGGTTCATCCTACCGTTCTCCAAGGGGGATCACATCACATGAGACGAGTTGTAATTAAAGATTGCTTGAACCTAGCAAGCACTTCAAtggcggggagagagagagagagacagagaaacagagagagagagaggctttcTTCTTTATAGGTGCGTGATGGGTTTGGCCATACATGCAACTTTACGCTGTAGTATTTggctttttaatttatatatttttttggttttccgTGATGTGTCGGGGGCTTCTTTTAATTGGCCTGAATCTTATATGGTGAATTTACGTGCAACCATACAATTCTCTGTTGAATAGAAGCGTAAGCCCACCcaacagatttttatgtttgggTGACAAGTCTGCATTGGGACAATGACACTAAACCCCATTTCAAAAATGTGATCCCTTGATTCAGATCTTaactacttatttattattaaaatgatgacatgtcttattttgaaaaatataaaaaatatttatgcagatcctttatatttattattaaaatgataacatttttattgcaatttttaattgtttttaattagCCATGTAGTAGTGTATTATgtatcaaaaattttatgtgcagtcaTTTTTACATACTTCATTAATGTAATTGGTtgcttcactttttttaatataaaataattattttaaccaatTAAATCAGTAGAGTGTGAAAAGAATAcgtaaaaattattatatatagttagaaAGAACGTCAGTTCTGACCATATTCTGCTAAATATATAGaataaggaaaatgaaattGAGTTTATTGAATAATACCAACCATCCGTAGATTTTTCAATAACGTGAGTGGATTGGATCAAATTAGTCAGCGATGCAATCTAGAAGTTCATTAGCGGTCTTAGCTACCTCATCAATTAACGTTGTTgatacaaagaagaaaaataatggaTTATGCGAAGagagggaaggaaaaaagattgaaaatggGGGAAACCGATGGATGCTGTAATTCATATTAATGGCTACAAAACTCTTCatctttaaacaaatattatGTCAAGCAATAGAACACTCGTAAAAAACACAAGAAGGTTTTGATGatacataataataaatcaGAAGATGGAGCCCTACTTCCATTGAATCAaattcacaaaaacaaaaatgtagCTTATACAAGTCAAATTCGAACTAATCCTTATCCTTTCCCACCTACTTTGCAGGCTAAAGCTTCAATGCCAACGCGATTTGCAGCACCCATTTGCTTGCTTTGTCCATCCCAATTGAATATATACAATCCAGGCGTGTTAAACCAAAATGCAGCAACTCTGTACCCCCATGCAATGACATCCTTGACTTTGAGGGGTCAATCACCTGATAAATCAAACAATTCAGAATCAGAGCAACCAAGGAActagtaacatttttttttcccatatgACTTAAATCGCAATGTCTGTACATAGTCAGCATACCAATTTAAGTTTCAAACCACTATAATCGACTGCAGAAATAACCCTCTAGCCAGAAGGTGCACGAGTGACTTTTTTGGAAGAGACGAGCACT
Coding sequences:
- the LOC121253158 gene encoding LOW QUALITY PROTEIN: probable carboxylesterase 11 (The sequence of the model RefSeq protein was modified relative to this genomic sequence to represent the inferred CDS: deleted 2 bases in 1 codon) — translated: MPSVAVKLYSVFFKFLLKHRLQNRIQSPPDESSPFGVTSRPDETVAAAKPFFTDGVATKDIHIDPFTSLSIRIFLPDSALYPPETDSKPHHHPPRPKPRLPRTKPPGSDSDPDSGSSSPHESSNSPYHSRRNSYGPPNIPNNPKEDSRRNSCNGPADGTDGLNLMSSSVGGVYRGYSPSPESRRKLPVMLQFHGGGWVSGSNDSVANDFFCRRIAKLCDVIVVAVGYRLAPENRYPAAFEDGLKVLNWLGKQANLAECSKSMGNARGSGAGGGRGGEFKKSQIVDTFGASMVEPWLAAHADPSRCVLLGVSCGANIADYVARKAVEAGRLVDPVKVVARVLMYPFFIGSVPTHSEIKLANSYFYDKAMCILAWKLFLPEEEFNLDHPAANPLIPGRGPPLKLMPPTLTVVAELDWMRDRAIAYSEELRKVNVDAPVLEYKDAVHEFATLDMLLKTPQAQACAEDIAIWVKKYISLRGHEFSY